Within the Periophthalmus magnuspinnatus isolate fPerMag1 chromosome 7, fPerMag1.2.pri, whole genome shotgun sequence genome, the region ATCGTTGACCGAGCGATAagatccgctgacccacaggttgacggtttGATCTCAACTTAGGGAGGATACaggtgcatactgttgttgtgtctttggacaaggcacttaacccacctgcCTGCAACCACTAGTGCtggaatgtgtgagtggttgatgtaaagcactttgagtgccatgaaggtggaaaagagctgtataaaaatgtgttgtcaaTATTAAGGGGCTCTATATGAACTTTGAGTCTGTCTTTTACAGAGGTCACCAGTGGTATGGACAGCTGTCATCCAAAGAGGCCCCAAGTGGAGCGCGGAGAAGATCATCCCAAACTTCCCCTTGTCACAGGCCGATCTCACAACACCTGTGTCAGCCCCCCATCACCGCGCCGCTTCATCTACCCCCAAAATGGCTCCTCTCCTATCCTGCACAGCACTAACCACCATTCTTTAGACTCCATAAGAAGACTCCACCAcccccctcctctgcctccctgCTCCACATCTAACCAGTCCTTCTCAGGCTATAGGTCCCCACGCACTCCTACCCCCCTCGGCCCATGTCCTGGGCAAAGAACACCCAAGACCCCTGACACACCTGGTTCCCCTCGATTCGGGCCActggcctctcctcctccctcgtctcccGTGACTTTAGCTGGAGCTCGGACACAGAGCCATCAGACACATGGCTCTCCTCTATCCAGCCCCCACTCTCACATCTGTATGTCTCCCCAGCAGCGCTCCAGACACCCCTCCGCCTCCCCCTCCCCAGCCTCAGAGCACGGAGAGGCAGGGGGAAGAAGGAAGTccacatcctcctctcctcactcaccTCTCCCTTGTGCTTCTCCCAATACCAACACACACTTCCCCAAGTACAAACTAGAAGACATTTTGGAGCAGTTCAAACACTCAGGCAGTGCTAATAACCACCACCTCCCCTTCACCATCAGTCCCTCTGTGCTGAGCAGCCAAAGCCACCAGCCTCTGTCCCAGAAGCCCCCACACCCACGTGTCCCCTGCCCCTCAGGGTATGGCCTGAGTTCTGTCCCCTCAAACTCTCACATGCCCTTTATGAACCACCATAGTCACAACAGACCCCATCAGTCTCCTTTCCCTGCCAGTAGCCTGCTCTCGGCGGCTGCCAAAGCCCAGATAGTCAATCAGATAACCCAGGGACAAGCACCCAATGTGGGCAGCTCCTCTGTGAGCGTGGACTCTTCTCTGGAGGGTGTGAAAGAGGCTCAACAGCAGCACAAGTCGAAGGTAACAAACAGCACTTTACATAACAGCTACGCTTCTCCCCCCTCCACGACCTGCCCTGGACCTCCTCACCCTTCTCTCCTTCACCCCTCCCACCCTCTTGCACAGCCTCACAGCGAGCGTGGAGCCTCTCACAGGAAGCGTCAGAGGAGATCCCCCACAGTTTTGAGCGTGGTGCGGGGAGCTCAGCAGCTGGTGAACGGTCCTAGAAGCGCTCCGGCGGACTCTTGTCCCACTGCCATCAACCTGTCCACTCCTCGTCTCTCCTCTACCTCAGCGCTCCTCAGCCACCACCTCCCACTGGAGAAGCAGCTCCGGCTCCCCCCTCCACGCCTCGCAGCAATCTCCAGGACTAAAGGACAAACAGAGGCGCTGGATTTCACTACAGGCTCTCCTCTGGCCCTAGAACCACCAACACAACCCTTAtcggctctgctccacctgctcagTGTCCAGAATGCACAGAATGCCTCTGCATCTGCTGACGCCAATGGAGACACTAAACCAATGAACAAAGCCCCTGTTTTTCCCAGCACTTACACAAAACAGACCAGCGACACTAACCCCAGCCTCTCCACTGCTCCACTGTTTCACTCTCAATCTGTGCTCCAAGAGTCCAGTACACCACAGAAACTGTCTCCCACAGCGCAGCCCTCCCCCATGACATCATCAGCTCCCACCTTTTCCCAGACTCCTTTGCAGCAGTCCTCACCACACGACTCTATAGGAACAAGCATCAGCTCTGCTCCAGCAGAGATGAGCCACTGTCAGGGCAGCGGGACACCAGGCTCCCCCAAACCACTGGACCTGAGCACCCACGTGCTGGCCCTGCTTGCCCAGGCCCAGGCCGACCCAACCCACACTCCACAAGTTATGTCTTCCCAAGAAAACCACTGCGCAGGTAAGGAGGGCCTCCTGTCCGTGTTTGACTGTTGTGCTGACACTTTGATGCCATAAATTATTTGTCTTCCAGGTTCAGAGGAACCTGTCTGCTTGGACCCAAAGTCTCCAGTGGCCAAGCCCACAGCCAGCCCCAGCCCTGCGCCACCTGCCATGGCCCTAGCCTCTGCTGTGGGTGACTCTGCCCCATCTCCTCTGGCTGAGGCCTTTCCCTTCATGAACCAGGAGCAactcctgcagctcctctccAGTGGGAGCCTGCCCTCTCTGCTGGACCCCACTGTGTTGGCCTCTCTGCCCCTGGGAGGCCTGTGGCTTGGTGGGCAGCAGGGAACCCCCACAAATCCCCCTCCACAAGCCCTGACAGGCCTATCTGAGCAGCCGGACACCTTACTGATCCAGTCTCAGGACCAACACAAGCAGATGAACCCTCTGTTCCCTTTGCTGCCCCTGCTGAGCGCTGCTCAGGGGGAGCTGCCCTTCAACCTCCTGGGCCTGGTCAACCCCATCCCACCAGCCGCCAGCCCCACCTCCATCCCGGGACAGGACGGGGACTTGGGCCTATCCGAAAAGCCTGGAATGCAGGCTCTGCTCATGGCTTCCCTGCTGCTGGGACAGCCTCTGTCTGGTGTGGGCCAGGTGAGCCTGGAGGTACCACTTCAGCAGCCGACTCTGGACAGTCTGTCTCTGGAGAAAGGCTCTGGTCTCATGGACCCTGCGGCTTTGTCCGGGACTAGCCTCCTGGAGCTGCCTCAGGGCCTGCTCCCGATTTCAGCTGGATCAGAGGGCCAgctgctcctccctccccccacCACCTTCCTGCCTCTTAGCCCCGCCCTCCTCACTGCTGCCCTGAGCTCCGCTGAGCTCCACCCGCCTCCCAACCCTCAGTTAGGTCCTGCACAACAAACCCAACAAACCCCGCCGCCTCAGGTAGGACCCTGCACACCCTTTAGGTCCTCTCACGTAAAGCCATctttgtgttgtctgttgtaaacataaacaaatcatatttttagatttttcatACATTATATCATTCTCTT harbors:
- the mbd6 gene encoding methyl-CpG-binding domain protein 6, producing MMGGSETVSGDQDGLHSTAVHVPIGWQRRVEGARVLYISPSGTSLSSLDEVKTYLLTDGTCKCGLECPLVLHKVFNFALGVKVEQCSQPVGKVEQDMTKLCNHRRKVVAMAALCRSMQASQLPFSSLHHSEVTSGMDSCHPKRPQVERGEDHPKLPLVTGRSHNTCVSPPSPRRFIYPQNGSSPILHSTNHHSLDSIRRLHHPPPLPPCSTSNQSFSGYRSPRTPTPLGPCPGQRTPKTPDTPGSPRFGPLASPPPSSPVTLAGARTQSHQTHGSPLSSPHSHICMSPQQRSRHPSASPSPASEHGEAGGRRKSTSSSPHSPLPCASPNTNTHFPKYKLEDILEQFKHSGSANNHHLPFTISPSVLSSQSHQPLSQKPPHPRVPCPSGYGLSSVPSNSHMPFMNHHSHNRPHQSPFPASSLLSAAAKAQIVNQITQGQAPNVGSSSVSVDSSLEGVKEAQQQHKSKVTNSTLHNSYASPPSTTCPGPPHPSLLHPSHPLAQPHSERGASHRKRQRRSPTVLSVVRGAQQLVNGPRSAPADSCPTAINLSTPRLSSTSALLSHHLPLEKQLRLPPPRLAAISRTKGQTEALDFTTGSPLALEPPTQPLSALLHLLSVQNAQNASASADANGDTKPMNKAPVFPSTYTKQTSDTNPSLSTAPLFHSQSVLQESSTPQKLSPTAQPSPMTSSAPTFSQTPLQQSSPHDSIGTSISSAPAEMSHCQGSGTPGSPKPLDLSTHVLALLAQAQADPTHTPQVMSSQENHCAGSEEPVCLDPKSPVAKPTASPSPAPPAMALASAVGDSAPSPLAEAFPFMNQEQLLQLLSSGSLPSLLDPTVLASLPLGGLWLGGQQGTPTNPPPQALTGLSEQPDTLLIQSQDQHKQMNPLFPLLPLLSAAQGELPFNLLGLVNPIPPAASPTSIPGQDGDLGLSEKPGMQALLMASLLLGQPLSGVGQVSLEVPLQQPTLDSLSLEKGSGLMDPAALSGTSLLELPQGLLPISAGSEGQLLLPPPTTFLPLSPALLTAALSSAELHPPPNPQLGPAQQTQQTPPPQAEGVDTLIPLPLQSKDSPLLQQLLPTLLNTAVLGDLSNMAGLQNMMGLGAGSILLPPVQASALAMPLLQSPDGTINLLNNLQLSIATSSEEEKPVSMETESPIPQGDIPANQMTPDARPPEVPSPPPEPLMAPPKAAGPKPVIDPYTSFMDTIYTSFLQVSAREQEEGARSGPSDPTSPFCALPPVSFPLETLSPPAPPLSQASAPVSLSPRRACSLRNPDLSRLSLEAAAHSPAQGTPRPTEDGPVSLLHRKNMPPIYLEEAQTDCTRPAAVCPYMDTGERKRLLPPPGYLSPGDSCREDTTGSMLLDQHTSDAVGGLAEARRGRKRKQLLHNVLEDFRELDTAALEEAKDTTALLKSDRSVRGRRRRGTRSQRQ